The DNA window GCTGTTGATATACAGGTAGATATCCCGCGTGGCGTCCTCGGCCTCGAGGAACAGCATCTGCGCCACGATCAGGTTGGCCACCGTATCGTCAATGGGTGTGCCCAGGAACACGATGCGGTCCTTGAGCAGCCGCGAATAGATGTCGTAGGAGCGCTCGTAGCGCCCCGTCTGCTCGATGACGAATGGAACCGGAATATTCATACGTTCCGACATCAAATACCTCTCAGCTTCGGGTCTCCGATGATCCGAATATAATGTACATCCGCCACCCCGCCCAAGCCAAACCTACCCCGTCTTGACCGTGGTGCGCCCCCGCAGGAACGCCATGGACTTCTCGTCAAGCAAATCGCTTTCCAGATTCGCCCGCCGGCGGCCCTGATTCAGCAGGCCCCGGATTTCCGCCTCGGGTTTGCCCACCTGGGCGGCGATGACGCGGATGCGCTCGTCGATCTCCTCGCGCGTCACCGCCACGTTCTCCTGGCGCCGGATCGCGTCCAGGATGAAGTAGCGCCGGATGGCGCGCTGCGCCGTCTCCCGGTAGCTCTCGCGGATGGCGTTGTCACGTGCCTCGTCGTCGACGGAGCCCTCGCGCTGCCGGCGGTCCTCCTCGATGAGGGAGGCGAGGTAATTCTGTACCATCACCTCGGGAACTTCGAACGCGTTCCCGGCGATCACCGCGTCGATGATCTTCTCTTCCACCTCGCGGCGGAAGCGCGACTCCTCCTCGGCGTTGAGCTGCTCCCGAATCCGCAGCCGCAGCTCGAGCAACGAGGCCACCTGCGGGTCGACCCGCTTGGCGAAGCTGTCGTCCGCGTCCGGCAGCAGCTTCTCCTTGACCTCGGTCACCCGCACCTGGAACGACCGCGTCTTTCCGGCCAGTTCCGCATCGCCGAAGTCCGCCGGGTAGACCACCGTGATGGTCTTCTCGTCCCCGGCACGGGCGCCCACCAGCCCCGTCTTGAACTCCTCCAGCAGATTCTCGCTGGAGAGCGCCACCGGGTAATCCTTCACCCGGTGCGCTTCCTCGGGCTCACCCGCTTCGGAGAGCGGGACATAGTCCAGGACCGTGTAGTCAGCCGTGGTGGCGGCACGATCGACGGTGCTGTACACCGCCATCCGCTCCCGCAGGTGCGATACCATCTCGTCCACGTCGCCATCGGCGATCTCGCGGCGCGTGGCTTCGACGGTGAGCCGGTCGTAACCTTTCAGTTCGATGTCCGGGCGCACTTCGATATGGGCGTCGAAGGACAGGCCGCCCTCCGGGAACTCGACCTTCTCGAACCTGGGATCCCCCAGGGGGAACAGCCGCTCCTGGTGCAGCGCCTGTTCGAATACGGCCGGAAGCAGGTTTCGGACCGCATCGGTGTGAATGGTGTCCCCGTAGTTCTTCTGGATATACGCCAGCGGGACTTTGCCCTTGCGGAACCCCGGAATGCGCAGTTCGCGCCGGTACTCCGCGAGTACCCGTGACCGTTCTTTTTCCATCTCCTCGGCCGGCACCTGGATGGAAAGTACCCGCCGGGTGCCGCTGGGGCTCGCCACCGCAACCGAGAAGGACCGGGCCTCCCCGTGATCGTGGTCATGGCCGTGGTCGTGGCTGTGTCCCTCGCCGGGACCATGTTCGTGATCGTGTTCGTGCACGTGCGTCATCCTCTCCGTCCTGGTGCGAGAGGGGGGAGTCGAACCCCCACGAGTTTCCTCACTGGATCCTAAGTCCAGCGCGTCTGCCAGTTCCGCCACTCTCGCAAAACGGTAATTCTTTTACAAACAAACAGTTATATCGTTCCCACCCTACTGCAGGTGCTTCAGGACGATATTCGTGTACTCGCTCGTCTTGATGCCACTGTCTGTCGACAGCGACCGGATCTCACCCGACGTGAGCGCCCGGGTGATGGCGCTGTCCAGCCGCTCGGCCGCCCCCTGCTGCCCGAGGAAATCGAGCATCATCTGCAGCGCGGCGATTGCCGCCAGCGGGCAGATCAAGCCCTTGCCGGCGTGCTTGGGCGCCGAACCGTGAATGGGCTCGAACATGCTCACCTTGCCCGGGTGAATGTTGCCCGAAGCAGCGATGCCCAGCCCGCCCGAGATGGCGGCACCGAGGTCGGTGATGATGTCGCCCATCATGTTGCCGGTCACCGCAACGTCGAACCACTCTGGATTCTTCACCATCCACATGCAGGCCGCGTCGATATAGGCGTGGTCTCGCTCGATATCGGGATACTCCTGCCCCACCTCCTCGAAGGTGCGCGTCCAGATCTCCATGGCGCCGATGGCGTTGGCCTTGTCGATCAGGGTGAGCTTCTTGCGCTTGTTGCGCTTGCGCGTGATTTCGAATGCGTAGCGCACCGCCCGCTCGATCCCCTTGCGGGTCATGATCATCTGCTGGATCGCGACTTCGTCGGGCGTGCCCTTCTTGAAGTGCCCGCCGATCCCGATGTAGAGATCCTCCGTGTTCTCGCGCACGAACACCATATCGATATGCTCGGGCTTCTTGTCCTTGAGCGGGCACAGGTACTCCGCGTACAACTTGATGGGGCGCAGGTTGATGTACATGTCCAGCGTCCACCGGCACCCGCCGATGATGGCGCGCTCCAGAACGCCCGTCTCCACGCGTGGATCGCCAATGGCGCCCAGCAGGATGGCGTCCATCTGCTTGAACTCCTCGAGGGCGCCCTGCGGCATCAATTCCCCCGTCTTCAGGAAGTGTTCCGCGCCAAACGGATATGTCACCGTCTTGTACTTGAACCCTTCGATCTCACTGACGCGCTTGAGTGCGCGCAGCGCCTCGTCGGTCACTTCCGGGCCGACCCCGTCGCCGGGGATTACCGCAATGGTTGCCATATCGTCCTTCCTTAATTGAAGCGTCTTATCGTTTGATGAGAATCGCAATTCCCTGGCCACCGCCGATGCATGCGCTGGCGATGCCATAGGTCTTCTTTCTGCGGCCCAGTTCCAGAGCGAGGGTCAACACCAGCCGGGTGCCGGTGGCGCCGAGGGGATGCCCCAGCGCAATGGCACCGCCGTTCACGTTGACCTTGTCCCGGTCCAGCCCGAGGTCCTTCTCCACCGCCAGGTACTGCGCGGAGAACGCCTCGTTGATTTCGAACAGGTCGATGTCGTCCAGGCGGAGTCCGGTCTTTTTCAGCAGGCCGCGGATGGCCGGGGAGGGTCCGATGCCCATCTCCGACGGCTCCACGCCCACCACGTGCCAGTCCACCACTTCCGCGATGGGCACGCGTCCCTCGCGGGCGGCCACGTCGGCGTCAGCGATGACCACACACGCCGCCCCGTCCACCATGCCGCTCGCGTTGCCCGCGGTGACGGTG is part of the Candidatus Krumholzibacteriia bacterium genome and encodes:
- the tig gene encoding trigger factor: MHEHDHEHGPGEGHSHDHGHDHDHGEARSFSVAVASPSGTRRVLSIQVPAEEMEKERSRVLAEYRRELRIPGFRKGKVPLAYIQKNYGDTIHTDAVRNLLPAVFEQALHQERLFPLGDPRFEKVEFPEGGLSFDAHIEVRPDIELKGYDRLTVEATRREIADGDVDEMVSHLRERMAVYSTVDRAATTADYTVLDYVPLSEAGEPEEAHRVKDYPVALSSENLLEEFKTGLVGARAGDEKTITVVYPADFGDAELAGKTRSFQVRVTEVKEKLLPDADDSFAKRVDPQVASLLELRLRIREQLNAEEESRFRREVEEKIIDAVIAGNAFEVPEVMVQNYLASLIEEDRRQREGSVDDEARDNAIRESYRETAQRAIRRYFILDAIRRQENVAVTREEIDERIRVIAAQVGKPEAEIRGLLNQGRRRANLESDLLDEKSMAFLRGRTTVKTG
- a CDS encoding 3-isopropylmalate dehydrogenase, coding for MATIAVIPGDGVGPEVTDEALRALKRVSEIEGFKYKTVTYPFGAEHFLKTGELMPQGALEEFKQMDAILLGAIGDPRVETGVLERAIIGGCRWTLDMYINLRPIKLYAEYLCPLKDKKPEHIDMVFVRENTEDLYIGIGGHFKKGTPDEVAIQQMIMTRKGIERAVRYAFEITRKRNKRKKLTLIDKANAIGAMEIWTRTFEEVGQEYPDIERDHAYIDAACMWMVKNPEWFDVAVTGNMMGDIITDLGAAISGGLGIAASGNIHPGKVSMFEPIHGSAPKHAGKGLICPLAAIAALQMMLDFLGQQGAAERLDSAITRALTSGEIRSLSTDSGIKTSEYTNIVLKHLQ